Proteins co-encoded in one Brassica oleracea var. oleracea cultivar TO1000 chromosome C4, BOL, whole genome shotgun sequence genomic window:
- the LOC106339811 gene encoding uncharacterized protein LOC106339811 isoform X3 — translation MERLRDCINEMVKFTLTHRSGFDLELTGDFCSGLLSGDSLLHAGDETVEAFAGVPEYPLYKRLALSLLKSIASGCFCGGFEKVSLGKEVTWLKEKEEEWSNMITQKGSELVNALKYIACELQVQEPLFFLMKDGVKTVEARCFEAEYDRVQQRGSLVMINKCLLFEVMEMHKYSSFYELLKAESPEKVFPGTNTLEEYANVQEVV, via the exons ATGGAGAGACTGAGAGATTGTATAAATGAAATGGTGAAGTTCACACTTACTCACCGTTCAGGTTTCGATTTAGAGCTTACCGGAGATTTCTGCTCCGGTCTTCTCTCCGGCGACTCGCTTCTTCACGCCGGTGATG AGACTGTAGAAGCATTTGCAGGTGTTCCTGAGTATCCTCTGTACAAGCGTCTAGCTTTAAGCCTCTTGAAATCGATTGCTTCTGGTTGTTTCTGTGGGGGTTTTGAGAAGGTTTCGTTGGGGAAAGAGGTTACCTGGTTGAAGGAGAAAGAGGAGGAGTGGAGCAACATGATAACCCAAAAGGGTTCTGAGTTAGTCAAC GCCTTGAAGTATATAGCTTGTGAGCTTCAAGTTCAAGAGCCCTTATTCTTTCTCATGAAAG ATGGTGTCAAAACTGTTGAGGCGAGGTGTTTTGAAGCGGAGTATGATAG AGTTCAACAGAGAGGCTCTCTGGTTATGATAAATAAATGTCTCCTATTTGAAGTTATG GAAATGCACAAATATTCATCTTTCTACGAGCTGTTAAAAGCTGAGAGTCCAGAGAAAGTCTTCCCGGGAACCAATACACTTGAAGA GTATGCAAATGTTCAAGAAGTTGTGTGA
- the LOC106339811 gene encoding uncharacterized protein LOC106339811 isoform X2, translating to MERLRDCINEMVKFTLTHRSGFDLELTGDFCSGLLSGDSLLHAETVEAFAGVPEYPLYKRLALSLLKSIASGCFCGGFEKVSLGKEVTWLKEKEEEWSNMITQKGSELVNALKYIACELQVQEPLFFLMKDGVKTVEARCFEAEYDRVQQRGSLVMINKCLLFEVMEMHKYSSFYELLKAESPEKVFPGTNTLEEDKLLSLSQSLAITFCVS from the exons ATGGAGAGACTGAGAGATTGTATAAATGAAATGGTGAAGTTCACACTTACTCACCGTTCAGGTTTCGATTTAGAGCTTACCGGAGATTTCTGCTCCGGTCTTCTCTCCGGCGACTCGCTTCTTCACGCCG AGACTGTAGAAGCATTTGCAGGTGTTCCTGAGTATCCTCTGTACAAGCGTCTAGCTTTAAGCCTCTTGAAATCGATTGCTTCTGGTTGTTTCTGTGGGGGTTTTGAGAAGGTTTCGTTGGGGAAAGAGGTTACCTGGTTGAAGGAGAAAGAGGAGGAGTGGAGCAACATGATAACCCAAAAGGGTTCTGAGTTAGTCAAC GCCTTGAAGTATATAGCTTGTGAGCTTCAAGTTCAAGAGCCCTTATTCTTTCTCATGAAAG ATGGTGTCAAAACTGTTGAGGCGAGGTGTTTTGAAGCGGAGTATGATAG AGTTCAACAGAGAGGCTCTCTGGTTATGATAAATAAATGTCTCCTATTTGAAGTTATG GAAATGCACAAATATTCATCTTTCTACGAGCTGTTAAAAGCTGAGAGTCCAGAGAAAGTCTTCCCGGGAACCAATACACTTGAAGAAGATAAGCTTCTTTCTTTATCTCAATCCCTAGCCATTACCTTCTGTGTAAGTTAA
- the LOC106339811 gene encoding uncharacterized protein LOC106339811 isoform X1, with translation MERLRDCINEMVKFTLTHRSGFDLELTGDFCSGLLSGDSLLHAGDETVEAFAGVPEYPLYKRLALSLLKSIASGCFCGGFEKVSLGKEVTWLKEKEEEWSNMITQKGSELVNALKYIACELQVQEPLFFLMKDGVKTVEARCFEAEYDRVQQRGSLVMINKCLLFEVMEMHKYSSFYELLKAESPEKVFPGTNTLEEDKLLSLSQSLAITFCVS, from the exons ATGGAGAGACTGAGAGATTGTATAAATGAAATGGTGAAGTTCACACTTACTCACCGTTCAGGTTTCGATTTAGAGCTTACCGGAGATTTCTGCTCCGGTCTTCTCTCCGGCGACTCGCTTCTTCACGCCGGTGATG AGACTGTAGAAGCATTTGCAGGTGTTCCTGAGTATCCTCTGTACAAGCGTCTAGCTTTAAGCCTCTTGAAATCGATTGCTTCTGGTTGTTTCTGTGGGGGTTTTGAGAAGGTTTCGTTGGGGAAAGAGGTTACCTGGTTGAAGGAGAAAGAGGAGGAGTGGAGCAACATGATAACCCAAAAGGGTTCTGAGTTAGTCAAC GCCTTGAAGTATATAGCTTGTGAGCTTCAAGTTCAAGAGCCCTTATTCTTTCTCATGAAAG ATGGTGTCAAAACTGTTGAGGCGAGGTGTTTTGAAGCGGAGTATGATAG AGTTCAACAGAGAGGCTCTCTGGTTATGATAAATAAATGTCTCCTATTTGAAGTTATG GAAATGCACAAATATTCATCTTTCTACGAGCTGTTAAAAGCTGAGAGTCCAGAGAAAGTCTTCCCGGGAACCAATACACTTGAAGAAGATAAGCTTCTTTCTTTATCTCAATCCCTAGCCATTACCTTCTGTGTAAGTTAA
- the LOC106342449 gene encoding probable protein phosphatase 2C 25 has product MSCSIAVCNSPVLSLFCNNKASILSSPHETVSLTASSPKSPFRLRFKRPPTGLAPAPLVLGSDSVSTQSPPGGVLKRKRPTRLDIPIATASEIAVTTPRKESREVETEGDGYSVYCKRGRREAMEDRFSAITNLEGDRRHAIFGVYDGHGGVNASEFAAKNLDKNVLKEVVGCNKSDVADAVKRGYLTTDAAFLKGKDVKGGSCCVTAMLRDGNLVVANAGDCRAVMSVGGVAEALSSDHSPSRDDERTRIETTGGYVDTFRGVWRIQGSLAVSRAIGDADLKKWVIAEPETKTLRIDEEHEFLILASDGLWDKVSNQEAVDIARPFCLGIEKKTLLLACKKLVDLSVSRGSSDDISVMLIPLRQFI; this is encoded by the exons ATGTCGTGTTCCATCGCCGTCTGCAATTCTCCGGTGTTATCTCTTTTCTGCAACAACAAAGCTTCTATCCTCTCTTCGCCGCATGAAACCGTTTCTCTCACTGCTTCTTCCCCTAAATCTCCGTTTCGTCTTCGTTTCAAGAGACCACCGACCGGACTCGCTCCTGCGCCGTTAGTCCTCGGGTCAGACTCTGTTTCCACGCAGTCTCCTCCCGGAGGAGTTTTAAAGAGGAAACGGCCCACGAGGCTCGATATACCGATTGCCACCGCGTCGGAGATCGCGGTTACAACGCCCAGGAAGGAGAGCAGAGAGGTGGAGACGGAAGGAGATGGTTACTCTGTTTACTGTAAGAGAGGAAGGAGAGAAGCTATGGAGGATCGCTTCTCCGCTATAACCAATCTCGAAGGAGATCGCAGACATGCGATATTCGGAGTTTACGATGGTCACGGAGGAGTCAACGCGTCTGAGTTTGCGGCCAAGAACTTAGACAAGAACGTTTTAAAAGAAGTGGTTGGTTGTAATAAGTCTGACGTGGCAGACGCGGTGAAACGCGGTTACTTGACCACAGACGCAGCGTTTCTCAAGGGGAAAGACGTTAAAGGCGGTTCTTGCTGCGTCACGGCTATGCTCAGAGACGGGAACCTCGTGGTCGCCAATGCCGGTGACTGTCGCGCCGTTATGAGCGTGGGAGGCGTCGCGGAGGCTCTTTCTTCCGACCACAGTCCCTCTAGAGATGATGAGCGGACAAGAATTGAAACCACG GGCGGATATGTTGATACGTTTCGTGGTGTTTGGAGGATACAAGGATCTTTAGCTGTGTCGAGAGCGATAGGTGATGCTGATCTCAAGAAATGGGTTATAGCCGAACCAGAGACGAAGACGTTAAGAATCGATGAGGAGCACGAGTTCTTGATCTTGGCATCGGATGGTCTATGGGACAAAGTGAGTAACCAAGAAGCAGTAGACATTGCTCGTCCCTTCTGCTTAGGAATTGAGAAGAAGACATTGTTGTTAGCCTGTAAGAAGCTTGTCGATCTCTCAGTTTCACGAGGATCATCGGATGATATCAGTGTGATGTTGATCCCTTTGCGCCAGTTCATCTAG